Proteins encoded together in one Oenanthe melanoleuca isolate GR-GAL-2019-014 chromosome 7, OMel1.0, whole genome shotgun sequence window:
- the SPC25 gene encoding kinetochore protein Spc25, whose translation MGNAQEEDEVTLLERDMKEFWIQLKISHGTEQSNQTSALRELYKETVEALSEKWSKKLKEEDLTKDKIREYKNEILQQSKYVAEKEEQLTEIKSKLNQEEEQQQNLTDIIQGLKEELRKKMEIKSSKNKAAKEKVEQVSKITALFKEHLGLEMRRIHDEQLQFIFRHIDHKDPDKPYICTLYINEQGDYEVTSCTPPLDCIAELQLKLRETNNFSAFVANIRKAFTALSYKQSA comes from the exons ATGGGCAATGCACAGGAGGAAGATGAAGTAACACTCCTTGAAAGAGATATGAAGGAGTTTTGGATCCAGCTTAAAATCAGTCATGGCACTGAACAGAGCAATCAGACTTCAGCGCTGAGAGAGTTGTACAAGGAGACTGTAGAGGCTCTTTCAG AGAAATGGTCCAAAAAGCTGAAAGAAGAGGACCTGACCAAAGACAAAATTCGGGAGTATAAAAATG AGATTCTCCAGCAGAGCAAATATGTagcagaaaaggaagagcagttgacagaaataaaatcaaagctAAATCAagaagaagagcagcagcagaacttgACTGATATCATCCAAGGGCTTAAAGAAGAgttgaggaagaaaatggaaa taaagtcttctaaaaataaagctgCCAAGGAGAAAGTGGAACAAGTGAGCAAGATTACAGCGTTGTTTAAAGAGCATCTTGGATTGGAGATGCGTAGAATACACG ACGAGCAATTACAGTTTATATTCAGACACATTGACCACAAAGATCCTGACAAGCCATACATATGTACACTTTACATAAATGAACAAGGGGACTATGAAG TGACTTCCTGTACTCCTCCTCTGGACTGTATTGCAGAGTTGCAACTCAAACTGAGAGAAACTaacaatttttctgcatttgttgCCAACATCAGAAAAGCTTTCACTGCTTTATCATATAAACAGTCTGCATGA